TCAATCAACCACCAACAGCCTCTCAGGCTCGATTTCACTCTTGACGGCGATACCATAGAAGTGAATGAAATAGCAGGAGCCGTGTTTGCCGGCGCAGCCTTTGCCGAAAGCGACACAACCGGAATATTCATCGCCCAAGAGTCGGATAATGAAAGAGCCATGCAATCCTCGGTCGAGACAAACGCGTCCGATACGATGGCCACCCTTGTCATCCGTCAAACGTAGAAGCAAATATCAATGTCAAGGCAAACAACATATAGCCTATTCCAACCTGATGTTTCGCGACTTCAAAGGCCGGCTTAATGTCTACAAAGGAGCAATCAATCTCGAACAGCTGACCGCAGCGACAAATGTCGGCGGAATAGACCTAAATGCACTTTATTCCGCTCCGTCGAAAGAGGATGCGTCGTTTGCATTCGGATTGGAATCAAGGATTTCCATATCAAGCAATTCCTTGAACTTGTCCCCGCGATTGACTCGCTTATGCCCCTGCTCTATGGAATCGACGGAATCATCAATGCAACATCGCGCTACAACCCGTATAAGCGACGGCATGAATATCGATATTCCAACATTGAAGGCTGCCTTGAAGCTATCGGGCGACAGCCTTGTGCTGATTGACGAAGCCACATTTAAGAAAATTGGCAAATGGCTTATGTTCAAGCACAAAGAGAAAAACGTCATCGACACAGTATGAATGTCGAGATGATTGTCCAGAACTCTCAGCTTGAGATGTTCCGTTCATATTCGACATTGACCGCTACCGCCTCGGAGTCATGGGTACAAACGACATGGCGATGAATCTCAAATACCACATCGCGGTCCTCAAATCACCCTTCCGTTCAAATTCGGAATAAACATATCAGGCAATGTCGACGATATGAAAATATACGGCTCGGGAAAGCCAAGTTCAACGAAAAAAACATGCCTAAATCAGTTGCCATCGCCGACACGACCCGAATCAATCTCGTCAGGGAAATCGGCAATATCTTCCGCCGTGGAGTGCGCGACGCAAATATCGGAAGCCTTGACTTTTCGGGACTGCCTGACTCCGGCACGGCGGCGACAGTAGCACAACCGACACCATTTCACGCAGAGATTCACTCTATTTCATCCAGGAAGGACTCATAGCGCCACCCGACACCGCGATTCATGCCTCAATTATCCCCGAAACGAAGAAAACAAAAAATAAAAAAGCAAAGAAATGATACCACCCGTTCCATTTTCCAATGAAATCCTACGTTTTCTTGACCGCCATCATTTTGGACGTCTGACTCCCCGCGCGGCTCTGATTGACATGGACGGTACACTATATGACTCGATGCCGAACCACACCAAGGCATGGTACAGGGCTTATGACCGAAGCCGGCGTAGCATGCACGCCCGAGGAATTTTATCTCTACGAGGGACGCACAGGCGCATCGACCATCAACGCTCTGTTTCAAAGAGCATTCGGACGCGAGGCTACAGATGAAGAAATAGAATCGCTCTATAGACTTAAAAACGAATATTTCAGGGAACTCCCGCCTGTAAAACCGATGCCGGGAGCGGCCGACATGCTCAACACCACGCTGAAAGAGACCGGCATACAGCGTGTACTTGTAACCGGGTCTGGACAGCGGTCACTCATAGACCGCATCACGGCTGATTTCCCGGAATCTTCAAATGAAGACAAAATCATAACCTCGCGCGATGTCACTCATGGCAAGCCCCATCCCGAACCGTTCATAAAGGCCATGCAGCTCGCACATGTAAGACCATCGCAGGCCATAGTCATCGAAAACGCACCGCTCGGGGTCGAGGCGGTGACCGCTCAGGAGCTTTTACAATCGGAGTAACCACAGGGCCTATTCCACGCGAAGCACTCGAAGAAGCCGGAGCAGCAATCGTTTTCAGCTCTATGCCTGAATTAGCACGACTTCTCCCCTCTCTGCTGCTGTCCAATACTGACAGTAACAAAAGAAGTTTAGACACCGCCGACTGCAGAGACAGCCTGAATAAAATTTTATCTAGAAAACAGCATCCTCAACAAACTCAACCCTCATACCATCATGCAGAATACTTTACACAAACTCCGTCAGTGAAGCAATCGACCGTCTGGTAACCGAACTCAGCCCTCAAGCGTGCATATAATCACGATACGCATGTCGAACACGAAGTGCTTCCGAGACTCGCACTCAGCTATCCTGTCATAGCCGTCGAACCGGGCGACACTAATAAGAATATTTGATTCGCTTACAAAAATCTGGGCTGGACTCATCAGCCAAGGTGCTACAAGAAAATCACTTGCCATAAACATCGGCGGGTGGCGTAGTGACAGACATGGGCGGATTTGCAGCGGCAACATACAAGAGAGGCATACGTTTCATCAACGTCCCTCACACTCCTTGCGGCAGTCGATGCGGCAGTCGGAGGCAAGACCGGCATC
This genomic stretch from Duncaniella dubosii harbors:
- a CDS encoding HAD family hydrolase — encoded protein: MTRCRTTPRHGTGLMTEAGVACTPEEFYLYEGRTGASTINALFQRAFGREATDEEIESLYRLKNEYFRELPPVKPMPGAADMLNTTLKETGIQRVLVTGSGQRSLIDRITADFPESSNEDKIITSRDVTHGKPHPEPFIKAMQLAHVRPSQAIVIENAPLGVEAVTAQELLQSE
- a CDS encoding dehydroquinate synthase/iron-containing alcohol dehydrogenase family protein: MQRQHTREAYVSSTSLTLLAAVDAAVGGKTGINFEGL